In the Arachis ipaensis cultivar K30076 chromosome B10, Araip1.1, whole genome shotgun sequence genome, one interval contains:
- the LOC107621040 gene encoding uncharacterized protein LOC107621040: protein MKDQQFPKFLEIFKKLEINIPLAEALEQMLLYPKFLKELITKKRSWKENETVILTKECSVVIQKGLPPKLKDPRSFLISCTIGNVTIERALCDLGASINLMPLSMMKKLLIEEVKPTRMSLQLADRSLKTPNRVPADFVILDMEEEGHNSIILGRPFLAIARAIIDVEKEKIILRVHDEQIILNVFKAIQYPAKKKIV from the coding sequence ATGAAGGATCAACAATTTCCTAAGTTCTTAGAGATtttcaagaaattggagatcaaCATTCCACTCGCTGAAGCCTTAGAACAAATGCTACTTTATCCAAAGTTTCTCAAGGAActcatcaccaagaaaaggaGCTGGAAAGAGAATGAAACTGTGATCctcaccaaggaatgcagtgTTGTGATCCAAAAAGGTTTGCCACCCAAACTTAAGGACCCAAGGAGTTTCCTCATATCATGTACCATTGGTAACGTGACAATAGAGAGAGCTCTCTGTGACCTGGGTGCCAGCATAAATCTTATGCCCCTCTCCATGATGAAAAAGTTACTCATAGAAGAGGTTAAACCCACAAGGATGTCACTACAGCTTGCTGATAGATCCCTTAAGACACCTAATAGAGTCCCTGCTGACTTTGTGATCCTAGATATGGAAGAGGAGGGACATAACTCAATTATCctgggaagaccttttctagccatagcaagagccatcattgatgtagagaaAGAGAAAATTATTCTGAGGGTACATGATGAACAGATAATCCTCAATGTTTTCAAAGCAATACAGTACCCtgctaaaaaaaaaattgtatga
- the LOC107621041 gene encoding uncharacterized protein LOC107621041, with translation MAENREAWKLAVESGAIPCSDEEDIMVILQEQNEELARKRRQSKQKEKIRRSRPKIRKQNRYVGADRNKKKDMVNKFDVTSIWGNNSASWECVNSFGASGGLLLIWDVSVFEMLNCYKKDRWLCVEGVMTKDNFHYAVCLVYGPHVREEKLLLWKELSYVTGLCQIPFCYIGDFNEIVHMDEKNRATGLSATVEDFRAWINDMELVDLTLNDRKYTWFRGQSCSRIDRCLVSLEWLDAYLDTRLRGRPRGLSDHCPLIVEDRRIVQDKRPFRSLDSWFTHEGFLRMLKEEWRGLGDAQFLDKLKALSKSLGRWHK, from the exons ATGGCAGAGAACAGGGAGGCTTGGAAATTGGCGGTTGAATCAGGTGCAATTCCGTGCAGTGACGAAGAAGACATTATGGTGATTCTCCAAGAACAAAATGAAGAATTAGCAAGAAAACGGAGACAGTCAAAGCAAAAGGAAAAGATCAGAAGAAGTCGGCCAAAAATTCGTAAGCAG AATAGATATGTTGGGGCtgatagaaacaaaaaaaaagatatggTGAATAAATTTGATGTAACAAGTATTTGGGGCAATAATAGTGCTAGTTGGGAGTGCGTTAATTCATTTGGAGCATCAGGAGGATTACTTTTAATATGGGATGTCTCTGTTTTTGAAATGTTAAATTGCTATAAAAAAGATAGGTGGTTATGTGTGGAGGGTGTGATGACCAAGGATAACTTTCACTATGCTGTTTGTCTGGTATATGGACCGCATGTGAGAGAGGAGAAACTCTTACTGTGGAAGGAGTTAAGTTATGTTACAGGGTTATGCCAAATTCCCTTTTGTTACATTGGAGATTTTAATGAAATTGTGCATATGGATGAGAAGAATAGGGCAACGGGTCTATCAGCAACCGTTGAAGACTTCAGAGCATGGATAAATGATATGGAGTTGGTGGACTTGACGCTTAATGATCGCAAGTATACATGGTTTAGAGGACAGTCTTGTAGTCGTATTGATAGATGCCTGGTGAGTTTGGAATGGCTGGACGCATACCTAGATACTCGGCTTAGAGGAAGACCGAGAGGATTATCAGATCATTGCCCATTGATAGTAGAAGACAGAAGAATAGTTCAGGATAAAAGACCTTTTCGCAGTCTAGATTCGTGGTTCACACATGAAGGCTTCCTAAGGATGCTGAAGGAAGAATGGAGAGGGTTGGGAGATGCTCAGTTCCTGGATAAGCTGAAGGCGTTATCAAAATCGTTGGGTAGATGGCACAAGTAG